One genomic window of Campylobacter curvus includes the following:
- the proC gene encoding pyrroline-5-carboxylate reductase, with translation MKIGFIGGGNMGSAMIGSLVAGGVRVDEILVFARSKNETLRAKFGVRIAASEKEVANGADIVVIAVKPASYESVLKEISRASKFKYNVSVVGENTTQPIFITVAPNFSIQMVREVLGADAKVARTMPNMPSLIGEGVTAVNFSSNFTADERAAVMKILSYFGKTYEISEDKFAVFTAIAGSLPAYVFMFIEALADGAVLEGLGREIACEIACEAVAGSAKMAAAALKEGKHPARLKDEVCSPGGTTIEAVRVLENAKFRAAIIEAVSAVTRKAGK, from the coding sequence ATGAAAATAGGCTTTATCGGTGGCGGAAACATGGGCTCGGCGATGATAGGCTCGCTAGTGGCTGGCGGCGTGAGGGTGGATGAAATTTTAGTCTTTGCGCGTAGTAAAAACGAGACTTTGCGGGCAAAATTTGGCGTGCGCATAGCTGCGAGCGAAAAAGAGGTCGCAAATGGCGCGGACATAGTCGTTATCGCCGTTAAGCCCGCCAGCTACGAGAGCGTGCTAAAAGAGATAAGTCGGGCGAGTAAATTTAAGTATAATGTGAGCGTGGTAGGCGAAAACACCACACAGCCGATATTTATCACCGTTGCGCCAAATTTCAGCATCCAAATGGTGCGCGAGGTCTTGGGCGCGGACGCGAAGGTCGCTCGCACGATGCCAAATATGCCCTCTCTCATCGGCGAGGGCGTGACGGCGGTAAATTTTAGCTCGAATTTTACGGCGGACGAGCGCGCGGCGGTGATGAAAATTTTGAGCTACTTTGGTAAGACCTATGAGATCTCAGAGGATAAATTTGCCGTATTTACCGCTATCGCAGGCAGCCTACCCGCCTACGTTTTTATGTTTATCGAGGCTTTGGCGGACGGGGCGGTGCTGGAAGGGCTGGGTCGCGAGATCGCATGTGAGATTGCGTGCGAGGCGGTCGCAGGTAGCGCAAAAATGGCGGCCGCTGCGCTAAAAGAGGGCAAGCATCCGGCCCGGCTAAAAGACGAGGTCTGCTCTCCGGGCGGCACGACGATCGAAGCAGTGCGAGTGCTGGAAAACGCTAAATTTAGAGCCGCCATCATCGAAGCCGTGAGCGCGGTCACGAGGAAGGCTGGAAAATGA
- the lspA gene encoding signal peptidase II translates to MPKILIKFFTAFALIFTLDQAIKMLFISGFSWEGEYFSLVLTYNEGVAFSMFAFLGKWLKFIQLALIAAVFLYLILEKHLLNAHATALGALLGAGSSNIIDRFIHGGVVDYVFWHKWFNFAVFNFADVMIDLAVVLILWQSFFAGSKD, encoded by the coding sequence ATGCCTAAAATTTTGATCAAATTTTTCACGGCTTTCGCGCTGATATTCACACTCGATCAAGCCATCAAAATGCTGTTTATAAGCGGCTTTAGCTGGGAGGGCGAGTATTTCTCGCTCGTGCTTACTTACAACGAAGGCGTAGCGTTTTCGATGTTCGCCTTTTTGGGCAAATGGCTGAAATTTATCCAGCTTGCCCTCATCGCCGCAGTCTTTTTGTACCTGATCCTAGAAAAGCACCTGCTAAATGCCCACGCCACCGCGCTTGGAGCGCTGCTTGGGGCCGGCAGCTCGAACATCATCGATCGCTTCATCCACGGAGGCGTCGTAGACTACGTTTTTTGGCACAAATGGTTTAATTTTGCTGTTTTTAACTTTGCAGATGTTATGATTGACCTTGCGGTTGTTTTGATACTTTGGCAAAGCTTTTTTGCCGGCTCAAAGGATTAA
- a CDS encoding acetyl-CoA carboxylase subunit A, which yields MIHKILIANRGEIAVRIVRACRDLHMQSVAIYTAPDAQCLHVRIADEAHMVGDDPIKGYLDAKAIVKLAKECGADAIHPGYGFLSENYEFAKMVEDAGLIFIGPKADVIRKMGDKNIARYLMKKNGIPIVPGTEKLNDDSMDTIKEHARRIGYPVILKASGGGGGRGIREVWQEEDMENAFNSCTREAKAYFNNDEVFMEKLVVNPRHIEFQILGDNYGNIIHLCERDCSIQRRHQKIIEIAPCPSISENLRKVMGMTAVAAAKAVGYSNVGTIEFLLDDYNNFYFMEMNTRIQVEHGVTEEITGHDLVVRQIRIAAGELLEIEQSDIKPRGYAIEARITAENVWQNFTPAPGTITGYYPALGPSVRVDSHAYKDYTIPPFFDSLVAKLIVKATDYDLAVNKLERALEEFTIEGVRTIIPFLLAISKSREFRRGFFDTSYVEKNLKTILENTHDDTNTDPAADLEEVITEAIKRYRKKR from the coding sequence ATGATACATAAAATTCTCATCGCTAACCGCGGCGAGATCGCCGTTAGGATAGTGCGCGCGTGTCGCGACTTGCATATGCAAAGCGTAGCCATCTATACGGCTCCTGACGCGCAATGCCTGCACGTAAGGATAGCCGACGAGGCCCACATGGTAGGTGACGATCCGATAAAAGGCTATCTTGATGCAAAAGCTATCGTCAAGCTCGCAAAAGAGTGCGGAGCGGACGCGATACACCCGGGATACGGCTTTTTGAGCGAAAACTACGAATTTGCTAAAATGGTCGAGGACGCGGGGCTCATCTTCATCGGCCCAAAGGCCGACGTGATCCGCAAAATGGGCGACAAAAACATCGCTCGTTATCTGATGAAAAAGAACGGTATCCCGATAGTCCCGGGCACCGAGAAGCTAAACGACGATAGTATGGATACCATCAAAGAGCATGCCAGACGTATCGGCTATCCTGTCATTTTAAAAGCTAGCGGCGGCGGCGGCGGACGCGGTATACGCGAGGTCTGGCAAGAGGAGGACATGGAAAACGCCTTTAACTCCTGCACCAGAGAGGCTAAGGCGTATTTTAACAACGACGAGGTCTTTATGGAAAAGCTCGTCGTCAATCCCCGCCACATAGAATTTCAAATTTTAGGCGACAACTACGGCAACATCATACACCTTTGCGAGCGCGACTGCTCGATACAGCGCCGCCACCAAAAGATCATCGAGATCGCGCCCTGCCCGTCAATAAGCGAAAATTTACGCAAAGTCATGGGCATGACGGCTGTTGCCGCGGCCAAGGCGGTAGGCTACTCAAATGTCGGCACGATCGAGTTTTTGCTCGATGATTACAACAACTTTTACTTCATGGAGATGAATACCCGTATCCAAGTCGAGCACGGCGTGACCGAGGAGATCACGGGGCATGACCTGGTCGTGAGGCAGATACGTATCGCTGCGGGCGAGCTTTTAGAGATCGAGCAAAGCGACATAAAGCCACGTGGCTACGCGATCGAGGCACGTATCACCGCTGAAAACGTCTGGCAAAATTTCACTCCGGCTCCCGGCACCATCACCGGCTATTATCCGGCACTTGGCCCGTCCGTGCGCGTCGATAGCCACGCCTACAAAGACTACACGATACCACCATTTTTCGACTCGCTCGTAGCAAAGCTCATCGTAAAGGCCACCGACTACGACCTAGCTGTAAATAAACTGGAGCGTGCACTGGAGGAATTTACGATCGAGGGCGTGCGAACGATCATCCCGTTTTTACTCGCCATCAGTAAGAGCCGCGAATTTAGACGAGGTTTTTTTGACACGAGCTACGTCGAGAAAAACCTAAAAACCATCCTGGAAAATACGCACGACGACACAAATACCGACCCTGCGGCAGACCTGGAGGAGGTCATCACCGAGGCCATAAAAAGGTATAGGAAAAAGAGATAG
- a CDS encoding replication/maintenance protein RepL — translation MTPNERGIYSAILGEKKVEIINLLLLNCDENGFVFCKISEICENLNVSKPTVIETFKLLQKAKIFSKVKNGLYKLNLTN, via the coding sequence ATGACGCCAAACGAAAGAGGAATTTACTCGGCGATACTAGGCGAAAAGAAGGTCGAGATCATAAATTTACTGCTTTTAAACTGCGATGAAAACGGGTTTGTCTTTTGCAAAATTTCTGAAATTTGCGAAAATTTAAACGTCAGCAAACCAACCGTCATCGAGACCTTTAAACTTCTGCAAAAGGCTAAAATTTTTAGCAAAGTCAAAAACGGGCTTTATAAACTTAATCTTACGAATTAA
- the glmM gene encoding phosphoglucosamine mutase yields the protein MKLFGTDGVRGKAGEKLSAQTAMRLAMAAGIYFRKYSATNVILVGKDTRKSGYMIETAIVAGLTAVGYNVLQIGPMPTPAIAFLTENMRCDAGIMISASHNPYYDNGIKFFDNCGDKIEENIEAEIEKIYYDDEMIANAQKTMTEIGANKRIDDVIGRYIVQIKNSFPKELTLKNLRVVLDVANGAAYKVAPTVFSELGADVIVINDEPNGSNINQSCGALHPEELANEVKRLRADIGFAFDGDADRLVVVDENGEVVHGDAVLGVLATYLNEKKALKGGAVVATVMSNAALEDYLKSHKIKLLRANVGDKYVLEMMKENGINFGGEQSGHVIFNDYAKTGDGLVTSMQVVAMMLKKGKKASEIFKAIKPYPQILLNLKITEKKPLEKIAGLKELEKSLEKDGIRSLFRYSGTENVIRLLLEGKNQNLVEKRMNEVEKFFIKALNA from the coding sequence ATGAAACTATTTGGTACTGACGGCGTTCGCGGCAAAGCCGGAGAAAAGCTCTCTGCACAAACGGCTATGCGCCTTGCGATGGCGGCCGGAATTTACTTTAGAAAATACTCCGCTACAAACGTGATCCTAGTCGGCAAAGATACCAGAAAAAGCGGCTATATGATAGAAACCGCGATAGTTGCAGGGCTAACTGCAGTCGGATACAATGTGCTTCAAATCGGTCCGATGCCTACGCCTGCGATCGCATTTTTGACCGAAAATATGCGCTGTGACGCGGGCATCATGATAAGTGCCAGTCATAACCCATACTACGACAACGGCATAAAATTTTTCGATAATTGCGGCGACAAGATAGAAGAAAACATAGAAGCCGAGATCGAAAAAATTTACTACGACGACGAGATGATCGCAAACGCTCAAAAAACGATGACCGAAATCGGCGCAAATAAGCGTATAGACGATGTTATCGGCCGCTACATCGTACAAATCAAAAATTCCTTCCCAAAAGAGCTGACGCTTAAAAATTTAAGAGTAGTGCTAGATGTCGCAAACGGCGCGGCTTACAAGGTCGCACCGACTGTATTTAGCGAGCTTGGGGCCGATGTCATCGTGATAAACGACGAGCCAAACGGAAGCAATATCAACCAAAGCTGCGGAGCGCTGCATCCCGAGGAGCTTGCAAACGAGGTAAAACGTCTGCGTGCGGACATCGGCTTTGCATTTGACGGGGATGCCGACAGGCTCGTAGTGGTCGATGAAAACGGCGAAGTCGTGCATGGAGATGCCGTGCTTGGCGTGCTGGCCACTTATCTAAACGAGAAAAAGGCGTTAAAAGGCGGCGCAGTCGTCGCGACCGTCATGAGTAACGCAGCCTTGGAAGACTATCTGAAATCTCACAAAATCAAACTGCTTCGTGCAAATGTCGGCGACAAATATGTCCTTGAGATGATGAAAGAAAACGGCATAAATTTTGGCGGAGAGCAAAGCGGACACGTGATATTTAACGACTATGCCAAAACCGGCGACGGGCTCGTGACCTCGATGCAAGTCGTCGCGATGATGCTAAAAAAGGGCAAAAAAGCGAGCGAAATTTTTAAAGCCATCAAGCCGTATCCGCAAATTTTGCTAAATTTAAAGATCACGGAGAAAAAACCGCTTGAAAAGATCGCGGGGCTAAAAGAGCTCGAAAAAAGTCTCGAAAAAGACGGTATCAGGTCGCTGTTTAGATACTCTGGTACCGAAAACGTGATACGTCTCTTGCTTGAGGGCAAAAATCAAAATTTAGTCGAAAAGCGCATGAATGAAGTCGAGAAATTTTTCATAAAAGCCCTAAATGCCTAA
- a CDS encoding TOBE domain-containing protein, with protein MSISARNQLNVEITEVKSGAVNSLIVAKMPGGETLKATVTIDSEKALGLKAGKKAVFLFKASSVIVAKNGELKLSATNQIKGVVSEVKDGAVNSEIIIDAKGDKISAIITKHSSEHMHLKVGDSVTAIIKATQIIVGVK; from the coding sequence ATGTCTATAAGTGCAAGAAATCAACTAAACGTTGAGATAACGGAGGTAAAATCAGGTGCGGTAAATTCGCTGATAGTAGCTAAAATGCCTGGTGGTGAGACACTAAAAGCGACAGTTACGATAGATAGCGAAAAGGCTCTTGGGCTAAAAGCCGGCAAAAAAGCAGTATTTTTGTTTAAGGCTTCAAGCGTTATCGTCGCTAAAAATGGTGAGCTAAAACTAAGCGCTACAAACCAAATCAAAGGCGTTGTGAGCGAAGTTAAAGACGGAGCTGTAAATTCAGAGATCATCATTGATGCAAAAGGCGATAAAATTTCAGCCATCATAACAAAACATTCATCAGAGCATATGCATCTAAAAGTAGGCGACAGCGTCACTGCGATCATCAAAGCGACACAGATCATCGTCGGCGTTAAATAA
- a CDS encoding glutamate-5-semialdehyde dehydrogenase, with translation MSEILNIAKAAKASCEQLLNLGAQVKSQILNAVADELIRQKEGIKAANLLDIKAGKNAGLSAALLDRLELTNVRIEAMANGVREVAKFDEVVGEVLGGWRHPNGMQITKIRVPLGVLGIIYESRPNVSIDAAALALKSGNAVILRGSAAAINSNKFLVNLFNETGAKFGLPRGAVALIEDTRREAVGEMIKMHEFIDVLIPRGGKNLKDFIIQNTTIPVIETGAGVCHIFVDESADVGEAVEIIKNAKTQRPSTCNSVECVLLHEQVAAEVLASLARELDGVQLRVHEDLWAKFDTDEAGLNLEANLNSAGKVDANLSVNLNALRAQIKIGENSNGAQLVKADESDFGAEFLSLVLAVKCVSGVAEAISYINAHSTHHSDVILSRDYANIEWFLNAVDSAVVYANASTRFSDGGEFGFGGEIGISTQKLHARGPMGVRELTTSKYVVRGDGQIR, from the coding sequence CTAAACGCCGTCGCAGACGAGCTCATCCGCCAAAAAGAAGGGATAAAAGCCGCAAATTTGCTCGACATTAAAGCGGGCAAAAACGCAGGACTTAGCGCGGCGCTGCTTGATCGCCTCGAGCTGACAAACGTACGTATCGAAGCCATGGCAAACGGCGTGCGCGAGGTGGCGAAATTTGACGAGGTCGTGGGCGAGGTGCTTGGCGGCTGGCGACATCCAAACGGCATGCAAATCACCAAGATCCGTGTGCCCCTTGGCGTGCTTGGTATCATTTACGAGAGTCGCCCAAATGTCAGCATCGACGCGGCGGCTCTGGCGCTAAAAAGCGGCAACGCCGTGATCCTGCGCGGCTCGGCGGCGGCGATAAACTCGAATAAATTTTTAGTAAATTTATTTAACGAAACGGGGGCAAAATTCGGTTTGCCAAGGGGCGCGGTCGCACTCATCGAGGACACGCGGCGCGAGGCGGTCGGCGAGATGATAAAAATGCACGAATTTATCGACGTTTTGATACCGCGCGGAGGCAAAAATTTAAAGGATTTCATCATCCAAAATACGACTATCCCGGTCATCGAAACAGGTGCCGGGGTATGTCATATCTTTGTCGATGAGAGTGCGGACGTGGGCGAAGCGGTAGAGATCATCAAAAACGCCAAAACCCAGCGTCCAAGCACGTGCAATAGCGTGGAGTGCGTGCTTTTGCACGAGCAAGTGGCGGCGGAGGTTTTAGCGTCGCTAGCGCGCGAGCTAGACGGGGTGCAGCTGCGAGTGCATGAGGATCTGTGGGCAAAATTTGACACAGATGAAGCGGGGCTAAATTTGGAAGCAAATTTAAATAGTGCGGGCAAAGTGGACGCGAATTTGAGTGTAAATTTAAACGCTTTAAGGGCGCAGATAAAAATAGGCGAAAACTCAAACGGCGCGCAGCTCGTAAAGGCCGATGAGAGCGACTTTGGCGCGGAGTTTTTGAGCTTAGTTTTAGCAGTAAAGTGCGTGAGCGGTGTCGCCGAAGCGATAAGCTACATCAACGCCCACTCCACGCACCACTCAGACGTGATCCTAAGCCGTGATTACGCGAACATCGAGTGGTTTTTAAACGCCGTGGATAGCGCGGTCGTGTATGCCAACGCCTCGACGAGGTTTAGCGACGGGGGCGAGTTTGGCTTTGGCGGCGAGATCGGCATCTCCACGCAAAAGCTGCATGCGCGCGGTCCGATGGGCGTGAGGGAGCTGACGACCAGTAAATATGTCGTGCGCGGGGACGGGCAAATTCGCTAA
- the rpsT gene encoding 30S ribosomal protein S20, with product MANHKSAEKRARQTIKRTERNRFYRTRLKNITKAVREAVEAKDVNAANEALKLANKSIHSFVSKGFLKKQTAARRVSRLAQLVNTLKVA from the coding sequence ATGGCAAACCATAAATCTGCTGAAAAAAGAGCAAGACAGACTATAAAAAGAACTGAAAGAAACAGATTTTACCGCACAAGACTTAAAAATATAACAAAAGCTGTGCGTGAAGCTGTTGAAGCAAAAGACGTAAATGCCGCTAATGAAGCGCTTAAGCTCGCAAATAAAAGCATTCATAGCTTCGTAAGTAAAGGCTTTTTGAAAAAACAAACCGCAGCTCGCCGCGTTAGCCGCCTTGCACAACTTGTAAATACATTAAAAGTCGCCTAA
- a CDS encoding diacylglycerol kinase, which yields MRNQPKYNFFKNTKYALDGLCEIYGKESSFRIEIYIIAPLIIVSFFLPTSLNLHIALIASLIFVLFAECVNSAIERCVDLCTRDIHPLAKAAKDAGSAAVFLSIVIAAIVWVLTLWTLL from the coding sequence ATGAGAAATCAGCCAAAATATAACTTTTTTAAAAATACGAAATACGCATTGGACGGGCTTTGCGAAATTTACGGTAAAGAAAGCTCCTTTCGTATAGAAATTTATATCATCGCCCCGCTCATTATCGTTTCGTTTTTCTTGCCAACTAGCCTGAATTTACACATCGCTCTTATAGCTTCGCTCATATTCGTGCTCTTTGCAGAGTGTGTGAATTCAGCGATAGAAAGGTGTGTGGATCTATGCACGAGAGACATCCACCCGCTAGCAAAGGCGGCTAAAGACGCCGGAAGTGCGGCGGTATTTTTATCGATCGTAATAGCTGCGATCGTTTGGGTACTGACGCTTTGGACTTTACTATGA
- the prfA gene encoding peptide chain release factor 1 — MFADKLRPFLDRYNEISALLGDPNIINDIEKMTKLSKEQSSIEPIKNAASQYLQTLDDIEENKALLDDAELSELAREELKSAQVRKEELENEIKILLLPKDSNDDKNIFLEIRAGTGGDEAALFVGDLFNAYIRYADLRGYKFEIVSQSEGSAGGFKEIILLIKGKGAYSRLKFEGGTHRVQRVPETESQGRVHTSAVTVAIMPEVEDSEIEINPNDLRIDVMRSSGHGGQSVNTTDSAVRITHIPTGLVVTNQDGKSQHKNKEAAMKVLKARLYEMQEAERIAKETSERKSQVGTGDRSGRIRTYNFPQNRISDHRINLTLYRLDAIMAGGLFDEIIEPLIAHHQAEAITDAGL, encoded by the coding sequence ATGTTTGCCGACAAACTCCGTCCATTTTTGGATCGCTATAATGAAATTTCCGCACTTCTTGGCGATCCAAATATAATAAACGACATCGAAAAGATGACCAAACTCTCAAAAGAGCAGTCATCTATCGAACCTATCAAAAATGCGGCAAGCCAATATCTACAAACACTAGACGATATCGAAGAAAACAAAGCCCTGCTTGATGACGCCGAGCTTAGCGAGCTTGCGCGCGAGGAGCTAAAATCAGCCCAAGTCCGCAAAGAAGAGCTTGAAAACGAGATCAAAATTTTACTCTTGCCAAAAGATTCTAACGACGATAAAAATATCTTTTTAGAGATCCGTGCAGGCACCGGTGGCGATGAGGCAGCGCTTTTCGTAGGAGATTTGTTTAACGCTTACATTAGATATGCAGATTTGCGCGGGTATAAATTTGAGATCGTCAGCCAAAGCGAAGGAAGCGCGGGAGGATTTAAAGAGATTATCTTGCTTATAAAGGGCAAGGGAGCTTATTCGCGCTTAAAATTTGAGGGCGGCACCCACCGCGTCCAGCGCGTACCAGAGACCGAGAGTCAGGGGCGCGTGCATACCTCAGCCGTCACGGTCGCGATCATGCCCGAGGTCGAGGACAGTGAGATCGAGATAAATCCAAACGACCTTCGTATCGACGTCATGCGAAGCTCCGGGCATGGCGGGCAAAGCGTAAATACGACCGATAGTGCTGTTCGTATCACTCACATCCCTACAGGACTCGTCGTTACGAATCAAGACGGCAAGAGCCAGCACAAAAATAAAGAGGCTGCGATGAAGGTGCTAAAGGCGCGCCTTTACGAGATGCAAGAGGCCGAACGCATCGCTAAAGAGACTAGCGAGCGCAAAAGTCAAGTCGGCACGGGAGATCGCTCTGGGCGCATCCGCACCTATAACTTCCCGCAAAATCGCATAAGCGACCACCGTATAAATTTGACTCTTTACCGCCTCGATGCGATAATGGCAGGCGGACTTTTCGACGAGATCATCGAGCCGCTCATTGCCCATCATCAGGCCGAAGCGATCACTGACGCCGGACTTTGA
- a CDS encoding NINE protein, with translation MNNIYIAYALWFFAGWLGAHRIYLGKFISGFLMMGLFFVGAALKIVLIGYLFLAVWGIWWVIDVFLTSSYVERNLQKEELKRSLKMQSKEADLKRLYELYESGAISKAEFEARREILFR, from the coding sequence ATGAACAATATCTACATTGCTTACGCATTATGGTTTTTCGCCGGCTGGCTCGGAGCTCACAGGATATATCTGGGTAAATTTATCAGCGGATTTTTGATGATGGGGCTGTTTTTCGTAGGAGCAGCGCTCAAGATCGTCTTGATCGGTTACTTATTCCTCGCAGTTTGGGGCATCTGGTGGGTGATCGACGTGTTTTTGACGAGCTCTTACGTAGAGCGAAATTTACAAAAAGAGGAGCTTAAAAGAAGCCTCAAGATGCAGAGCAAGGAGGCTGATTTGAAGCGGCTTTACGAGCTATACGAGAGCGGGGCGATAAGCAAAGCGGAATTTGAAGCAAGACGCGAGATACTTTTTAGATAA
- a CDS encoding CopD family protein, which translates to MSEYYLYFKFLHYIFFVSWMAFLFYQPRLYVYHAENMDKPDFVKVVEVQEYKMYHYIGWVALIGSFVTGALILIAMPDLLKTGHIHVKILVVVLMAIYHLDLGRYMKQLREKRCSRSGMFFRAYNEVPTICLLIIIWIMIVNPF; encoded by the coding sequence ATGTCGGAGTATTACCTTTACTTTAAATTTTTACATTACATATTTTTCGTGTCGTGGATGGCGTTTTTATTCTACCAGCCGCGACTTTATGTCTATCACGCCGAAAATATGGATAAGCCCGACTTCGTCAAAGTCGTCGAAGTGCAGGAGTATAAGATGTATCATTACATCGGCTGGGTCGCACTCATCGGCTCTTTCGTGACGGGAGCTTTGATACTAATAGCCATGCCCGATCTGCTAAAAACCGGACATATCCATGTAAAGATATTAGTCGTAGTGCTCATGGCGATTTATCATCTTGATCTTGGCAGATACATGAAACAGCTTCGCGAGAAACGCTGTAGTCGGTCTGGTATGTTCTTTAGGGCATACAACGAGGTCCCGACGATCTGTCTTTTGATCATCATCTGGATCATGATCGTAAATCCTTTCTAA
- a CDS encoding DUF4299 family protein has product MSVVFSIKNKKKLLGYASVLSVEEALGLAPNLAQFSFNEDEKGFNAEVFYSSKIPREGCIVIGVKGMSGRGFELSYNESEKSYEVRVLTPSARADWQIALEFMSNLAARLGSSIVADTDEQSYGAQAILKFDYERDIMFGLQATKNDFEKNKTDTYINYGITRPFVMNLAMIDEILADADPVGKYSQMLVSTQHLDAYAAHQQFFENEAGEILGLYVLSQGLDTLLPFEPYIEYENLEILGDRKVAKWQLSLVAVDGDDQNEESYKPFADVPYKKFMANLPRDKYRFIDATYIEIKGLSRQEMEQIAAKCE; this is encoded by the coding sequence ATGAGCGTCGTTTTTTCCATAAAAAATAAAAAGAAGCTGCTTGGTTATGCAAGCGTGCTAAGCGTCGAGGAAGCGCTAGGGCTCGCGCCGAATTTAGCGCAGTTTAGCTTCAATGAGGACGAGAAGGGCTTTAACGCGGAGGTGTTTTACTCCTCAAAGATCCCGCGCGAGGGCTGCATCGTCATCGGTGTGAAGGGCATGAGTGGGCGCGGTTTTGAGCTAAGCTACAACGAGAGCGAGAAGAGCTACGAGGTACGCGTGCTGACCCCAAGTGCTCGCGCCGACTGGCAGATCGCACTCGAGTTCATGTCAAATTTAGCCGCCAGACTCGGCAGCTCCATCGTCGCTGACACCGACGAGCAAAGCTACGGCGCGCAGGCCATTTTGAAATTTGACTACGAGCGCGACATAATGTTTGGACTGCAAGCGACGAAAAACGACTTTGAAAAGAATAAGACCGACACGTATATCAACTACGGCATCACACGCCCCTTTGTGATGAATTTAGCGATGATAGATGAAATTTTAGCGGACGCCGATCCTGTGGGTAAATATAGCCAGATGCTAGTCTCCACGCAGCATCTAGACGCCTATGCGGCGCATCAGCAGTTTTTTGAGAACGAGGCGGGCGAGATATTAGGCCTATACGTGTTGTCGCAGGGGCTGGATACGTTGCTGCCGTTTGAGCCGTACATCGAGTATGAAAACCTCGAAATTTTGGGTGATAGGAAGGTCGCCAAGTGGCAGCTCTCACTCGTGGCGGTGGACGGTGACGACCAGAACGAGGAGTCGTATAAGCCTTTTGCGGATGTGCCGTATAAAAAATTTATGGCGAATTTACCGCGGGATAAATATCGCTTCATCGATGCTACGTATATCGAGATAAAGGGACTTAGTAGGCAGGAGATGGAGCAGATCGCGGCAAAGTGCGAGTGA